A window from Mycobacterium saskatchewanense encodes these proteins:
- a CDS encoding F0F1 ATP synthase subunit B/delta → MSTFIGQLVGFAVIVFLVVRYVVPPVRRLMTARQEAVRQQLKDSAAAADRLTESTTAHSKAVEEAKVEAERIVEEAKTDSGRITEQMAAQAEAEAERIKVQGARQAELLGTQLARQLRLELGHEAVRQARELVRNYVSDEAQRSSTVDRFLDELDAMAPAPADVQYPVLAKMRTASRQALRNLTDKLKTVVKDLDNKALTTLSSELVSVAAMLDREIVVTRYLTVPAEDSGPRIRLLERLFSDTVGDATLEVLRAAVCEHWSASSDIVDALEHVSRQALLEIAEREDRVGEVEEQLFRFSRVLDGQPRLAILLGDYATPAEARVRLLRNVLENASGKVNPITLALLSQTIALLRGEPAEEAVQFLAKVAVARRGEIVGQVSAAAELSDAQRTRLTDVLSRIYGHPVTVHLQIDPELMGGLLIRVADEVIDGTLSARLAAAQAHLPD, encoded by the coding sequence ATGTCGACATTCATCGGACAGCTGGTGGGATTCGCCGTCATCGTCTTCTTGGTGGTGCGTTACGTGGTGCCGCCGGTGCGTCGCCTGATGACCGCCCGGCAAGAGGCAGTGCGTCAGCAGCTCAAAGACAGTGCGGCAGCGGCCGATCGGTTGACCGAGTCGACCACCGCCCACAGCAAGGCGGTTGAGGAGGCCAAGGTCGAAGCCGAGCGCATCGTCGAAGAGGCGAAAACGGACTCGGGCCGCATCACCGAGCAGATGGCGGCCCAGGCCGAGGCCGAGGCGGAGCGCATCAAAGTGCAGGGTGCCCGCCAGGCGGAGCTGCTCGGAACCCAGCTGGCCCGCCAGCTTCGCCTGGAACTTGGCCATGAGGCCGTCCGCCAGGCCCGGGAGCTGGTGCGCAACTACGTCTCCGACGAGGCGCAGCGGTCGTCCACCGTCGACCGCTTCCTCGACGAACTGGATGCCATGGCGCCGGCGCCTGCCGACGTCCAATACCCGGTGCTGGCGAAGATGCGCACGGCCAGCCGCCAAGCGCTCCGCAACCTTACGGACAAGCTGAAGACCGTCGTCAAAGACCTTGACAACAAGGCGCTTACGACGCTTTCCAGCGAGCTGGTCTCGGTCGCCGCGATGCTCGACCGCGAGATCGTCGTCACCCGTTATCTCACGGTGCCGGCCGAAGACTCGGGGCCCCGGATCCGGTTGCTCGAGCGGTTGTTCTCCGACACGGTCGGCGACGCCACCCTCGAGGTGCTGCGGGCCGCCGTCTGCGAGCACTGGTCGGCGAGCTCCGACATCGTCGATGCCCTCGAACACGTGTCGCGGCAAGCTCTGCTGGAGATCGCCGAACGCGAGGACCGGGTCGGCGAGGTCGAGGAGCAATTGTTCCGGTTCTCCCGTGTTCTCGATGGCCAGCCCCGCCTCGCAATCCTGTTGGGCGACTACGCAACTCCAGCGGAAGCGCGGGTGCGCTTGCTGCGCAACGTGCTTGAGAACGCCAGCGGCAAGGTCAACCCGATCACCTTGGCGCTGCTGTCGCAAACCATCGCGTTGCTGCGCGGCGAGCCCGCCGAGGAGGCTGTTCAGTTTCTGGCGAAAGTCGCGGTGGCTCGCCGGGGTGAAATCGTCGGACAGGTCAGCGCGGCAGCCGAGCTCAGCGACGCCCAACGCACCCGCCTCACCGACGTGCTGAGCCGTATCTACGGCCACCCGGTGACTGTGCACCTGCAGATCGACCCCGAATTGATGGGTGGGCTGTTGATCCGAGTGGCCGACGAGGTGATCGACGGGACGCTCTCGGCCCGGCTGGCCGCGGCTCAGGCGCACCTGCCCGACTGA